From the Spiroplasma chrysopicola DF-1 genome, one window contains:
- a CDS encoding RelA/SpoT family protein encodes MDQNIKFEDVLTQIKLYIKDEKSLNEIVKAYEFAEEKHRGQIRKSGAPYIIHPLWTTFFLAQWKMGPKTLIAGLLHDVFEDTPATYDEMQKLFGLEITNLVEAVTKVSYFAKENRTQIKAQYLRKLYLSMSKDIRVIIIKLADRLHNLRTINFLSPERQQIIAKESLEIYSAIAHRLGMKAVKSEIEDLSFKILNPQEYNKIITLLETSNKERENTINKKIEELKDILINQKKMDVKIYGRSKSIYSIHRKMNQFGKNFDDIHDILAVRIITNSVDDCYKVLGFVHQQYTPLNNRFKDYIATPKHNLYQSLHTTIAAEDGSIFEVQIRTEEMDEIAEQGVAAHWRYKEGENYDVQKKQKDIDDRLDIFKRILDLENLTAHERDEIQQEVYKPDQVLEEIIQNDIFASLVYVLTPNGKVVTLPFGSTVLDFAYKIHSEIGEKTIGAKINGLFSPIATVLKSGDVVDIKTSVTQKPNHSWLVIAKTSSAVQKIRKYLKKELVETSGDLKTQNLEKIKTAKAQIEEYIGKKDLKYKLVDAETQLERLREIDYTNIEDFLLDVANDEYTIEEAVNLIYYDPDTNQNQKILKKLQDKKYKKAQLKDDIIVQGITSIKVIISQCCLPIPYEDIVGYVSKSEGIKVHLKECHNIQSEDKQERQVDVIWNELVCKNKQYDCGIRIEAIDRPALLADITKVLSHLNASIQMINANTSSDLMTISIKLIIKVANVDRLRQIRSSLLSIPDIKTVERILM; translated from the coding sequence GTGGATCAGAATATAAAATTTGAAGATGTCTTAACACAAATTAAACTCTATATTAAAGATGAAAAGAGTTTAAATGAAATTGTAAAAGCTTACGAATTTGCCGAAGAAAAACATCGCGGCCAAATTCGCAAAAGTGGGGCACCTTATATTATTCACCCATTATGAACAACCTTTTTTTTGGCCCAATGAAAAATGGGGCCAAAAACTTTAATTGCCGGATTATTACATGATGTCTTTGAAGATACTCCAGCGACTTATGATGAAATGCAAAAACTTTTTGGTCTTGAAATCACTAATTTAGTTGAGGCAGTAACAAAAGTTAGTTATTTTGCCAAAGAAAATCGTACCCAAATTAAGGCCCAATATTTACGAAAACTTTATTTATCAATGTCAAAAGATATTCGGGTAATTATTATTAAATTAGCTGATCGTTTACATAATTTACGAACAATTAATTTTTTATCTCCTGAACGCCAACAAATTATTGCCAAAGAAAGTTTAGAAATTTATTCAGCGATTGCCCATCGATTAGGGATGAAAGCAGTAAAATCAGAAATTGAGGATTTATCATTTAAAATTTTAAACCCTCAAGAATATAATAAAATTATTACTTTATTAGAAACAAGTAATAAAGAACGCGAAAATACAATTAATAAAAAAATTGAGGAATTAAAAGATATTTTAATTAATCAGAAAAAAATGGATGTCAAGATTTATGGCCGTAGTAAATCAATTTACTCAATTCATCGAAAAATGAATCAGTTTGGAAAAAATTTTGATGATATTCATGATATCTTAGCTGTGCGAATTATTACTAATTCAGTTGATGACTGTTATAAAGTATTGGGTTTTGTTCATCAACAATATACACCATTAAATAACCGTTTTAAAGACTATATTGCGACTCCGAAACATAATTTATATCAATCTTTGCATACCACAATTGCCGCTGAAGATGGTTCAATTTTTGAAGTTCAAATTAGGACAGAAGAAATGGATGAAATTGCTGAACAAGGGGTAGCTGCGCACTGACGTTATAAAGAAGGAGAAAATTATGATGTCCAGAAAAAACAAAAAGACATTGATGATCGTCTTGATATTTTTAAACGAATTTTAGATCTTGAGAATTTAACAGCCCATGAACGAGATGAAATTCAGCAAGAAGTTTATAAGCCTGACCAAGTGCTGGAAGAAATTATTCAAAATGATATTTTTGCTTCATTGGTTTATGTTTTAACTCCAAACGGAAAAGTTGTGACATTGCCATTTGGATCAACTGTGTTAGATTTTGCCTATAAAATCCACTCCGAAATTGGGGAAAAAACAATTGGGGCCAAAATTAATGGTCTATTTTCACCAATTGCAACAGTCTTAAAATCGGGAGATGTTGTTGATATTAAGACATCAGTGACCCAAAAACCAAATCATTCATGATTAGTAATTGCCAAAACTTCATCGGCTGTTCAAAAAATTCGGAAATATTTAAAAAAAGAATTAGTTGAAACAAGTGGGGATTTAAAAACGCAAAACTTGGAAAAAATTAAAACCGCCAAAGCCCAGATTGAAGAATATATTGGTAAAAAAGATTTAAAATATAAATTAGTTGATGCTGAAACACAATTGGAACGGCTACGCGAAATTGATTATACAAATATTGAAGATTTCTTATTAGATGTAGCCAATGATGAATATACAATTGAAGAAGCGGTTAATTTAATTTATTATGATCCCGATACAAATCAAAATCAAAAGATTTTGAAAAAGTTACAAGATAAAAAATATAAAAAAGCGCAATTAAAAGATGACATTATTGTCCAAGGAATTACAAGTATTAAAGTTATTATTTCACAATGTTGTTTACCAATTCCTTATGAAGATATCGTTGGTTATGTTTCTAAGTCAGAAGGAATTAAAGTGCACCTAAAAGAATGCCATAATATTCAGAGTGAAGATAAACAAGAACGCCAGGTTGATGTTATTTGAAATGAACTTGTTTGTAAAAATAAACAATATGATTGTGGAATCCGAATTGAAGCAATTGATCGCCCAGCCTTGCTAGCTGATATTACTAAAGTATTGAGTCATTTAAATGCTTCAATTCAGATGATTAATGCAAATACAAGTAGTGATTTAATGACAATTTCAATTAAATTAATTATTAAAGTTGCTAATGTTGATCGCTTACGTCAAATTCGTTCTTCATTATTATCAATCCCAGATATTAAAACTGTTGAAAGAATTTTAATGTAG
- a CDS encoding adenine phosphoribosyltransferase codes for MIDLKKYIVNVPDFPTPGISFKDITPLLNDVEAFHYVIEEFSQLVKQLKPTVILSPEARGFLFGPAVSFNSKVGFVPVRKPGKLPRTVVRKNYSLEYGENMLEMHLDAIKPNDRVLIIDDVLATGGTVKAICDLVEEQGATVVGLGFLINLTSLPKDPGLLKYSTISLVEY; via the coding sequence ATGATTGATTTAAAAAAATATATTGTCAATGTTCCTGATTTTCCTACACCTGGCATTAGTTTTAAAGATATTACGCCATTGTTAAATGATGTGGAAGCTTTTCACTATGTAATTGAGGAATTTAGTCAGCTTGTAAAGCAATTAAAACCAACAGTTATTTTGTCTCCCGAAGCACGTGGCTTTCTTTTTGGACCTGCTGTTAGTTTTAATAGTAAAGTTGGTTTTGTTCCTGTTCGCAAGCCAGGAAAATTACCCCGCACTGTTGTTCGAAAAAACTATAGTTTAGAATATGGGGAAAATATGCTAGAAATGCATCTTGATGCAATCAAACCAAATGATCGTGTTTTAATTATTGATGATGTTCTTGCAACCGGAGGTACTGTTAAAGCAATTTGTGACTTAGTTGAAGAACAAGGCGCAACGGTTGTTGGTTTAGGATTTTTAATTAATTTAACTTCCTTGCCAAAAGACCCAGGCCTATTAAAATATTCAACAATATCATTAGTTGAATATTAA
- a CDS encoding protein translocase SecDF, variant type translates to MQQVERTKKTKKNSTDKKKINKLIARISILVLFVIAIIVGAFFSADNFRYKYQTGIAYSGGYQVQVDVYDHSVTNPDPNTPNGDSEKGLELLKAKLDPLNNSNLYLQTLGKHSVEVMIGKNNFTNFNDLINNIQRLGAIYLTDSKGTDLLVKDNERTPLSDVISGSTTGVDQTRNPVITLQIKDQVKWNEIINSLTPEEGSAQPLYIWTDIGQFIDDLRRDSDNIEIIRTAFNQLNLSSNNDVYRIFNFEYYDAGTSMTKRDNLLTTSLFGANLVEVMKSEKFAFVDVKQNDLIIDPNDKTAISNIYIDPIRPKLKQIIDYSTKLTDKYKKYLINWDSIVKGVGAGANSNTIQTTTATEAKQISNLINGGLSGYAFLISGYREIDPVVTQPIFIASMVILAVLTLAIFVYLIVYYRLFGFIGVLTLAFTIILTLYFSSLLGVQISPESISALIIAFGIGLEGNLLFYSRYKRERYENGVPYEPAVKIANKQTIALFVDAVVVLIILGLSLFWVGTNNIKSFATILLVNLIIAVVMVFAVARLLYWIVIKLRWQEKFKWLDIPQYAFKKLISKNKKTGHANHSDDKLLATATATVVDVGTPENLGDDSTDTPIIDSRKKAKDAIKLKDRFYHFSKWTPIIGLILVLAAIIIGLTGVANFDSSIKKGTEITIGSEYWQDHNNEEQAKTDLAKHLNNIISEHKIKTKFTYNLYTIKRLNGTKVLVVSTNITGSNYARALLASIASYYGASAEDNGINMYQTNPIMEVKALIITVISFAIGILCIFVYTLFRLDWAQFVGIVLGSLFALAITVSIAIIFQILITFEMLIAFIAIFGFAMAIGTIIMARAKQNKRTVNNVEYEKFFNYMSKHHNTVKKIRNSPKQYVKDEIKALRLANPELKYSEFKHTFKVEIKAIKAQAVEIKKKNKKEIKAINKEFHQYDLSNNFLQKIANITIKQMFKHCLTLLIILGSLLLVLAAFSGSLFGFNLVIFLGIFFGMFATLLIGIPIWVSLEKYRALNKIRVKNYLDSKRVEIDEQIVKGIND, encoded by the coding sequence GTGCAACAGGTAGAACGTACAAAAAAAACTAAGAAAAACTCAACTGATAAGAAAAAAATTAATAAATTAATTGCCCGAATTTCAATTTTAGTTTTATTTGTTATTGCTATTATTGTTGGTGCTTTTTTTTCAGCCGATAATTTCCGTTATAAGTATCAAACAGGAATAGCTTATTCTGGTGGCTACCAAGTTCAAGTTGATGTCTATGATCATTCAGTAACTAATCCTGATCCTAATACTCCAAATGGGGATAGTGAAAAAGGGTTAGAATTATTAAAAGCAAAGTTAGACCCTTTAAACAATTCTAATTTATATTTACAAACATTAGGAAAACATAGTGTTGAAGTCATGATTGGTAAAAATAATTTTACTAATTTTAATGATTTAATTAATAATATTCAACGGTTAGGAGCAATTTATTTAACTGATAGTAAAGGAACAGATTTATTGGTTAAAGATAATGAAAGAACACCATTAAGTGATGTTATTTCTGGTTCAACAACAGGAGTTGACCAAACTCGTAATCCCGTTATTACTTTGCAAATCAAAGACCAAGTTAAGTGAAATGAAATTATTAATTCATTAACACCAGAAGAAGGTAGTGCTCAACCATTATATATTTGAACAGATATTGGCCAATTTATCGATGATTTACGTCGTGATAGTGATAATATTGAAATTATTCGTACTGCTTTTAATCAGTTAAATTTATCTTCAAATAACGATGTTTATCGAATTTTTAATTTTGAATATTATGATGCTGGAACATCAATGACAAAACGCGATAATTTGTTAACAACTTCGTTATTTGGGGCAAATTTAGTTGAAGTTATGAAGAGTGAAAAATTTGCTTTCGTTGATGTGAAACAAAATGATTTAATTATTGATCCCAACGATAAAACAGCAATTTCAAATATTTATATTGATCCAATTCGTCCCAAATTAAAACAAATTATTGATTATTCAACAAAATTAACAGATAAATATAAAAAATATTTAATTAACTGAGATTCAATTGTTAAAGGGGTTGGTGCAGGGGCTAACTCAAATACAATTCAGACAACAACTGCGACAGAAGCAAAACAAATTAGTAATTTAATTAATGGTGGTTTAAGTGGTTATGCCTTTTTAATTTCGGGATACCGTGAAATTGATCCAGTTGTAACACAACCGATCTTTATTGCTTCAATGGTAATTCTTGCTGTTTTAACACTAGCAATCTTTGTTTATTTAATAGTTTACTATCGTTTATTTGGCTTTATTGGTGTTTTGACCCTAGCCTTTACCATTATCTTAACGTTATATTTTTCATCATTACTAGGAGTTCAAATTTCTCCTGAAAGTATTTCAGCCTTAATTATTGCCTTTGGTATTGGGTTAGAAGGAAATCTCCTATTTTATTCTCGTTATAAGCGCGAGCGTTATGAAAATGGGGTTCCCTATGAGCCAGCTGTTAAAATTGCTAATAAACAAACAATTGCCTTATTTGTTGATGCGGTTGTCGTTTTAATTATTTTAGGATTATCATTATTCTGAGTTGGAACAAACAATATTAAATCATTTGCAACAATTTTATTAGTTAATCTAATTATTGCAGTTGTAATGGTCTTTGCTGTGGCCCGGTTATTATACTGAATTGTTATTAAATTACGTTGACAAGAAAAATTTAAGTGATTAGATATTCCCCAATATGCATTTAAGAAATTAATTTCAAAAAACAAAAAAACAGGGCATGCTAATCATAGCGATGATAAATTATTAGCAACAGCAACAGCAACAGTAGTTGATGTTGGAACACCGGAAAATCTTGGCGATGATAGCACAGATACACCAATTATTGATAGTCGTAAAAAAGCCAAAGACGCAATAAAACTAAAAGATCGCTTTTATCACTTTTCAAAATGAACACCAATTATTGGCTTAATTTTAGTACTTGCCGCAATTATTATTGGTTTAACAGGTGTTGCTAATTTTGATAGTTCAATTAAAAAAGGAACAGAAATTACAATTGGAAGCGAATATTGGCAAGACCATAATAATGAAGAACAAGCGAAGACAGACTTAGCTAAACATCTTAATAACATTATCAGCGAACATAAAATAAAAACAAAATTTACTTATAATTTATATACAATTAAACGCTTAAATGGTACAAAAGTTTTAGTTGTAAGCACAAATATTACTGGTTCTAATTATGCGCGGGCATTATTGGCTTCAATTGCCTCATATTATGGAGCGTCAGCGGAAGATAATGGGATTAACATGTATCAAACTAATCCAATTATGGAAGTAAAAGCGTTAATTATTACGGTAATTAGTTTTGCAATTGGAATCTTATGTATTTTTGTTTATACGTTATTCCGTTTAGATTGAGCACAGTTTGTTGGAATTGTTTTAGGAAGTTTATTTGCTTTAGCAATTACAGTTTCAATTGCGATTATTTTCCAAATTTTAATTACTTTTGAAATGTTGATCGCCTTCATTGCTATTTTTGGTTTTGCAATGGCAATCGGGACAATTATTATGGCTCGAGCAAAACAAAATAAACGAACAGTTAATAATGTTGAATATGAAAAATTCTTTAATTATATGTCAAAACATCATAACACAGTTAAAAAAATACGTAATTCACCAAAACAGTATGTGAAAGATGAAATTAAAGCATTACGTTTAGCAAATCCTGAATTGAAATATAGTGAATTTAAACACACTTTTAAAGTTGAAATAAAAGCAATTAAAGCGCAAGCTGTTGAAATTAAAAAGAAAAATAAAAAAGAAATAAAAGCAATTAATAAAGAGTTCCATCAATATGATTTATCAAACAATTTTTTACAAAAAATTGCTAATATTACAATTAAACAAATGTTTAAACATTGTTTAACTTTATTAATTATTTTAGGATCATTATTATTAGTATTAGCGGCCTTTTCAGGAAGTTTATTTGGCTTTAACTTAGTAATTTTCTTAGGAATTTTCTTTGGAATGTTTGCAACATTGTTAATTGGAATTCCAATTTGAGTATCATTAGAAAAATATCGTGCCTTAAATAAAATTCGGGTAAAAAATTACCTAGATTCAAAACGAGTTGAAATTGATGAACAAATTGTTAAAGGCATAAATGATTAA
- the ruvB gene encoding Holliday junction branch migration DNA helicase RuvB encodes MGKVSFRPTSWEEYIGQEDLKNNLKITITASQLENRAIDHILLSGPAGVGKTSLAYLIGVVLKTKTHILHGPNLQKPSDLICVLTLLKDFEVVFIDEIHAISKEVSELLYPVLEDNTLNLIIGKDYNSKNINITLPKFTLIGATTNLYHLSHPLIQRFPINLTMSNYNLSDLQQIIFNCAAQQAIRLGMPEAYFIAQHSRFNPRIAINLFKRIYDYALTTGSKIITIALIKVVFKNLQIYLGGISKLEINYLWIINNTFSNKPTGIELIAQVLNEPVLNITNSVEPLLLKLGFLQKTNRGRVITTKGQEFLQKINFKKFENS; translated from the coding sequence ATGGGCAAAGTTAGTTTTCGTCCAACCTCTTGAGAGGAATATATCGGGCAAGAAGATCTTAAAAATAATTTAAAAATTACGATTACTGCTAGTCAATTAGAAAACCGCGCCATTGATCATATTTTGCTTTCTGGCCCAGCTGGTGTTGGCAAAACTAGTTTAGCTTATTTAATAGGAGTGGTGTTAAAAACGAAAACCCATATTTTACATGGTCCAAACCTCCAAAAACCCAGTGATTTAATTTGTGTTTTAACCCTATTAAAAGATTTTGAGGTTGTTTTTATTGATGAAATTCATGCGATAAGTAAAGAAGTAAGTGAATTATTATATCCTGTCTTGGAAGATAATACTTTAAATTTAATTATTGGCAAAGATTATAATAGTAAAAATATTAATATTACTTTACCAAAGTTTACCTTAATAGGGGCAACAACAAATCTTTATCATTTGTCACACCCTTTAATTCAACGTTTTCCAATTAATTTGACAATGAGCAATTATAATTTGTCTGATTTGCAACAAATAATTTTTAATTGTGCCGCACAACAAGCAATTAGATTAGGTATGCCAGAAGCATATTTTATTGCGCAACATAGCCGGTTTAATCCCCGCATTGCAATTAATTTGTTCAAAAGAATTTATGATTATGCCTTAACAACAGGCAGTAAAATAATCACAATTGCTTTGATTAAAGTTGTTTTTAAAAATTTACAAATTTATCTTGGGGGGATTAGTAAATTAGAAATTAATTATTTATGGATTATTAACAATACTTTTAGTAATAAGCCAACTGGGATTGAACTGATCGCCCAAGTTTTAAATGAGCCAGTTTTAAATATTACTAATAGTGTTGAACCGCTATTATTAAAACTAGGGTTTTTACAAAAAACAAACCGTGGCCGCGTAATAACCACAAAAGGGCAGGAATTTTTACAAAAAATAAATTTTAAAAAATTCGAAAATAGTTAA